The proteins below come from a single Thermoflexus hugenholtzii JAD2 genomic window:
- a CDS encoding ABC transporter ATP-binding protein: MNRNGQVLLRVENLVKWFPITRGIIFTRTIGYVHAVDGVSFEIRRGETLGLVGESGCGKSTVGRTILQLHRPTRGRVIFDGVDLTQLKGGELRRMRRRMQIIFQDPYASLNPRMTVGQIIAEPLEIHGIARGKEARERVEELLRLVGLNPVFADRYPHEFSGGQRQRIGIARALALQPDFIVCDEPISALDVSIQAQIVNLLQELQERFHLTYLFIAHDLAMVRHISDRVAVMYLGKIVELADRIELYENPLHPYTQALLSAVPVPDPAVEARRQRIILRGEVPSPVNPPSGCRFHPRCPIAQEICKRVEPEWREVRPGHWVACHLAE, from the coding sequence GTGAACCGGAACGGACAGGTGTTGCTCCGAGTGGAGAACCTGGTGAAATGGTTCCCCATCACCCGGGGGATCATCTTCACCCGCACTATCGGCTACGTCCACGCGGTGGATGGCGTGTCGTTCGAGATCCGGCGGGGGGAGACCCTGGGGCTGGTCGGGGAATCCGGTTGCGGGAAGTCCACCGTCGGCCGGACCATCCTGCAGCTGCACCGGCCGACGCGCGGGCGGGTGATCTTCGATGGGGTGGATCTGACGCAGCTGAAGGGAGGCGAGCTGCGGCGCATGCGGCGTCGCATGCAGATCATCTTCCAGGACCCCTATGCCTCTCTGAACCCGCGCATGACCGTGGGCCAGATCATCGCCGAACCCCTGGAGATCCACGGGATCGCCCGGGGCAAGGAGGCCCGGGAGCGGGTGGAAGAGCTGTTGCGTCTGGTCGGGCTTAACCCGGTCTTCGCCGACCGCTACCCCCACGAGTTCTCCGGCGGCCAGCGCCAGCGCATCGGCATCGCCCGCGCCCTGGCCCTCCAGCCGGACTTCATCGTGTGTGACGAGCCCATCTCCGCCCTCGACGTCTCCATCCAGGCTCAGATCGTCAACCTGCTGCAGGAGCTCCAGGAGCGCTTCCATCTCACGTATCTCTTCATCGCCCACGACCTGGCCATGGTCCGGCACATCAGCGACCGGGTGGCGGTGATGTATCTGGGCAAGATCGTGGAGCTGGCGGACCGCATCGAGCTGTATGAGAACCCGTTGCACCCCTACACCCAGGCCCTGCTCTCCGCCGTCCCGGTGCCGGACCCCGCGGTGGAGGCCCGCCGGCAGCGGATCATCCTGCGGGGGGAGGTGCCGAGCCCGGTCAACCCTCCCAGCGGGTGCCGATTCCATCCCCGGTGTCCTATCGCTCAGGAGATCTGCAAGCGCGTGGAGCCGGAGTGGCGGGAGGTCCGCCCTGGCCACTGGGTGGCCTGTCACCTCGCGGAATAG
- a CDS encoding ABC transporter ATP-binding protein, with protein MPPLLDVRNLEVRFFTRDGVVHAVNGVSFQLNEGETLGIVGESGSGKSVTMLSILRLIPQPPGRITRGQVLFQGVDLLKLDEADIRRIRGSKIAMVFQDPMTSLNPVLTIGRQITEVLETHLNMSPREARGRAIELLRMVGIPNAEERLNDYPHQFSGGMRQRVMIAMALACHPQILIADEPTTALDVTIQAQIIDLVKRLRDELGMAIIWITHDLGVVAGLAHRVAVMYAGYIVEEAPVLELYHNPRHPYTLGLLGSLPRLDRRERRRLVSIDGMPPDLLELPRGCPFAPRCPYAIDRCWEENPQLEEVAPHHRIACWVDVTTGRPR; from the coding sequence ATGCCGCCCCTTCTCGATGTCCGGAACCTGGAGGTGCGTTTCTTCACGCGAGATGGCGTCGTGCACGCGGTGAACGGGGTCTCCTTCCAGCTGAACGAGGGGGAGACGCTGGGGATCGTTGGGGAGTCGGGCAGCGGCAAGAGCGTGACGATGCTCTCGATCCTGCGCTTGATCCCCCAGCCCCCCGGCCGTATCACCCGGGGGCAGGTTCTCTTTCAGGGGGTGGACCTGTTGAAGCTGGATGAGGCGGATATCCGTCGCATCCGCGGCTCCAAGATCGCTATGGTCTTCCAGGATCCCATGACCTCCCTCAACCCCGTCCTCACCATCGGGCGCCAGATCACCGAGGTGCTGGAGACCCACCTCAACATGTCCCCCCGGGAGGCCCGCGGGCGGGCCATCGAGCTCCTGCGGATGGTGGGGATCCCCAACGCGGAGGAACGCCTGAACGACTATCCCCACCAGTTCTCCGGCGGGATGCGGCAACGGGTGATGATCGCCATGGCCCTGGCCTGTCATCCCCAGATCCTCATCGCCGACGAGCCCACCACCGCCCTCGATGTGACCATCCAGGCCCAGATCATCGATCTGGTGAAGCGCTTGCGGGACGAGCTGGGGATGGCCATCATCTGGATCACCCACGATCTGGGGGTGGTGGCCGGGCTGGCCCACCGGGTGGCGGTGATGTATGCCGGCTACATCGTGGAGGAGGCGCCGGTCCTCGAGCTGTATCACAACCCGCGCCATCCTTACACCCTGGGCCTGCTGGGCTCCCTCCCCCGCCTGGACCGGCGGGAGCGCCGGCGGCTGGTGTCCATCGATGGGATGCCCCCGGACCTGTTGGAGCTGCCGCGGGGCTGCCCCTTCGCGCCGCGCTGCCCCTACGCCATCGATCGCTGCTGGGAGGAGAACCCCCAGCTGGAAGAGGTCGCCCCGCATCATCGGATCGCCTGCTGGGTCGACGTCACAACCGGGAGGCCGCGGTGA
- a CDS encoding cupredoxin domain-containing protein, whose translation MPVRWWSAAMLILGLLLAACAPAGPAGPQRLTLKMDEYRFDPATITVKAGQEVRLTLVNQGKEPHELMIGRELRTENGRPVGFHQDFFEGITVKAERGGKAIDVRELMEEEEEHEHGFMVVLEPGDEPVTLIFTVPADKAGEWQMGCFENDGAHWDLGMQGKWIVQP comes from the coding sequence ATGCCCGTCCGATGGTGGAGCGCGGCGATGCTGATCCTCGGCCTGCTCCTCGCCGCATGCGCGCCTGCCGGCCCGGCCGGTCCCCAGCGCCTCACGTTGAAGATGGACGAATATCGCTTCGATCCCGCCACCATCACGGTGAAGGCTGGCCAGGAGGTGCGCCTCACCCTGGTGAACCAGGGGAAGGAGCCTCACGAGCTGATGATCGGCCGGGAGCTGAGGACCGAAAACGGCCGGCCTGTGGGCTTCCATCAGGACTTCTTCGAAGGGATCACCGTGAAAGCCGAGCGGGGCGGGAAAGCCATCGACGTCCGGGAGCTGATGGAAGAAGAGGAAGAACACGAACACGGTTTCATGGTGGTTCTGGAGCCCGGGGATGAGCCGGTGACCCTCATCTTCACCGTCCCGGCGGACAAGGCCGGGGAGTGGCAGATGGGCTGCTTCGAGAACGACGGCGCCCACTGGGACCTGGGGATGCAGGGCAAGTGGATCGTCCAGCCCTGA
- a CDS encoding DNA-3-methyladenine glycosylase → MKDRRWEMRGSATPAPETMQRLPRSFFARPTLEVARDLLGRRLVRMVGKRRISGRIVEVEAYIGEDDQASHAAVGRTPRSAVMYGPPGYAYVYFIYGQHYCLNVVTEREGFPAAILIRALEPEEGLDWIARRRRGIPMRDWLRGPGRVCAGLGIDRRFNGHDLCAPDARLWLEAGEPVPEEQVATGPRIRVRGDVLARTRPWRFYIRDHPCVSG, encoded by the coding sequence ATGAAGGATCGCCGGTGGGAGATGCGGGGGAGCGCCACGCCAGCTCCGGAGACCATGCAGCGCCTACCCCGATCGTTCTTCGCGCGGCCCACCCTGGAGGTAGCGCGGGATCTGCTGGGCCGGCGGCTGGTGCGCATGGTGGGGAAGCGGCGGATCTCCGGGCGCATTGTGGAAGTGGAGGCCTACATCGGGGAGGATGATCAGGCCTCCCACGCCGCCGTCGGCCGGACCCCCCGGAGCGCGGTGATGTATGGCCCGCCCGGTTATGCCTACGTGTATTTCATCTACGGCCAGCACTACTGCCTGAACGTAGTCACCGAGCGGGAGGGGTTCCCGGCCGCCATCCTGATCCGGGCCCTGGAGCCGGAGGAGGGGCTGGACTGGATTGCCCGTCGACGGCGGGGGATCCCGATGCGGGACTGGCTGCGGGGGCCGGGGCGGGTGTGCGCCGGGCTGGGCATCGACCGGCGGTTCAACGGCCATGACCTGTGCGCTCCCGACGCCCGGCTGTGGCTCGAAGCCGGCGAGCCGGTCCCGGAGGAACAGGTGGCCACCGGCCCCCGCATCCGGGTGCGGGGGGATGTTTTGGCCCGCACCCGGCCCTGGCGCTTCTACATCCGGGATCATCCGTGCGTATCGGGGTGA